The sequence CTCGCAACCGCTGCGGCTAGTGGTTCTCAAGTTCTGAGTACGGTAACGATGATAAGTTATGCTCTCGGATATACAGCGGTAATATTTTTTGCTAGCTTATTTACAGGATTAGTAAAGCAAAGACAAGTATTGTTGACTAAATCCCAATGGATTATTCGTTTGGGAAGCGGTGCCTTGATTTTAGCAGGTGGCTTTTATTTGGTTACGGGCATTAAATGGTTTTTCTGATATGAATGTAGCAACACATACCAAAAAACCAAGTAGGTTGCAATCTGATTCGGATATGAGTTTATCAAACCAGACAGAAGCTGAATTATTCCAAGCATTGCAAGCGGGAGATTTATCCGCATTAGGTGCTATTTATGACCGCTACGGCGAGGCTGTATACCGTCTGGCTCTACGAATATTAAAGGATAAAAGCGAAGCTGAGGACTTAACACAAGAAATTTTTTTGGCATTTTGGCGCAGTGCTAAATATGACCCCAATCGCGGAAAGATGATTGTTTATTTGCTGACAATGACTAGAAGTAGAGCAATTAATCGGTTGCATCAAAAGTCTACTCAACAGAAGCTTTTACAAAGGTGTCAGCGCAGTACTCCGACTCATAGTGAAAGTAATTTGATGGAAAAGGTTTCTTTGGGAGAAGTTTCTCAAATCATCGGTAAAGCTTTAGAGGAAATACCAGAAAACCAGCAGCAAGTTCTAAAAATGGCTTACTACGAAGGATTGAGCCAATCAGAAATCACCGAAAAACTAAATATACCTTTGGGAACTGTAAAAACCCGTACCCGCCAAGGACTTTTGAAACTGAGAAAATTATTAAAGGATTTAGTAGATTAATCATGGAACCCCTCGAACTACCTTCAAACTGGGAAGCTTTGATAACAGGTTATGTTTTGAGCGATTTAACCCCAGAAGAAGCAGCATTAGTAAAACAGTATTTAGAAACTTATCCAGAATTAGCATGTGAAGTCGAAAGCTTGCAGGCAACTTTAGCACTGTTTCCCCTATCATTACCCGAAACTAAACCATCTGAAGGATTGCGATCGCAAATTCTCGAAGCAGCCGAAAAGGATTTATTAACCACCGTAGAAACTAATACACAAACATCTCCCCCCCTCTCACCCTCCCCCCCTCTCCCCCTCCCTTCCTCCAAACCCTGGCTAAAAATAGCCGGAATAGCAGCAGTAGGAATAATCGCGAGTTTGGGATTTTTTAATTATCGATTGAACCAAAAACTTGCAAAAGTAGAAACCGACTTATCCAATTACCGCTTGCAAGCTGAATTATCCAAAACACAGCAAGAATTATCTCGCTATCAAGAAGCTTTATCCGTACTCAAACAACCTAATAACCGTTTACTAGCACTCAAAAGTATTACTCCCGATATTTCGTCTTCCGGTAGTTTAGTAATTGCACCCAACTCTGAAGCTGCAATATTAACTTTGAAACAGCTACCCGATTTACCAGAAGATAAAGTGTATCGCTTATGGGCTTTTGTTGATGGGAAAAAAGTCAAATGTGCAAAATTCAATCCGGATTCTCAAGGTAAAGTTCTGCAAAAAATTCCTTTGAAACAATGGGGAAATACTACTGAAGTTTTTGTCACTGTCGAGCCAAAAGAAGGTTTTGATTTACCAGTAGGAGAAACAGTTATAAAAGGTTCTAGAGCGATTTGAAGAAGGGAAAGAGAGAACAGAAATGAAGATATCATATTATTCAGCTTTGTTTTAACCCGACTGGGATTGCAAATCCCAGTCTAATAGCACAAGTCCTATAAATAGGACTATATAAACCTTTAAAAGTTTTTACATCTTTTGCAAGAAAACTGAAATATTTTAAATTTTGCAATACATTTTTTTATATTATATGTTTTTAGTCCTATTTATAGGACTTTCACTATTAGCCAGGGGTTTGGAACCCCTGGGAAACAAAAGTAAAAACAAACAACTTCTTAATTCTATTCCTTATTCCCTATTCCCTATTCTCTATTATCTACTTCTGAAGTTAACTTTACTCTAAATACAATCTAAGATAATATGCGGGGCAAAAGTAACTTTTATAAAAATTCCCCCCCGTAATGAATAACTCTTCTCCACCAGCAACTTCTTCTTCTCATCAAGAAAAATTAGATTTCAAAACAAAAATAGCCTATGGTGCTGGAGAACTAGGAGGAGCGATTCCGAACAATATCTTAGTATTCTTCGTACTTTATTTTTTTACTAATGTTGCCGGATTGAATGCAAGTTTGGCTGGTAGTTTAATATTAGTTGGTAAAGCTTGGGATTCAATTAATGACCCTTTAATTGGTTGGTTAAGCGATAAAACTCGTTCTCGTTTGGGTAGACGGTATCCTTGGATGCTGATTGGTGCAATTCCTCTTGTAATATCTTTTTGCTTACTTTGGTTTACTCCACCAATAGCAAATCAATGGCTAAAATTTGCTTATTACAATCTTATTTTTATAATTTATTATGCAGCTGTTAGTTCCGTATGGATTCCTTACTCTACATTAGGAGCGGAATTAACTACAACTTACAACGAACGCACCAATGTGACTGGTTTTAGGTCGGCTTTTGCGATTGGTGGTAGTATATTTGCTTTAATTTTAGCTCAAATAATTTTAGATATTTTTGAAGCACCCCAAAGCTATTTTTACATGGCTGGTATTGCTAGCTTAATATCATTTTTAGCAGTTTATTTGTGCGTTTGGGGAACTTATAAACGCTATAAAATCATTCAAAATCAACGAGAACAAATTAAGCACGAACCATCAGAACCACTTTTACAACAAATCAAAATAGTTTTAAGCAACAAACCATTTCTTTGCGTAGTTGGAATTTATCTTTGTTCTTGGTTGGGAACCCAAGTAACGGCAGCAGTTTTACCTTACTTCGTCGTAGACTGGATGCAATTACCAAAAACTCATTTTACTCAAATGGCTTTAACAATCCAAGGAACAGCATTAATTTTAATGCCTTTCTGGAGCATCATGGGACAAAAAATTGGTAAAAAAGCTATTTACTGTATGGGTATACCAGGAACAATCATTGCTCAAGCAGGATTTTTCTTTCTGCAACCGGGACAAACCACATTAATGTACATCTTGTCAGTTATGGCAGGAATTGGTATTTCAGTTGCTTATATTACACCTTATGCAATGTTACCGGATGTAGTCGATTTAGATGAATTAAATACCGGACAACGTAGAGAAGGAATTTTTTACGGATTTGTTGTACAAACGCAAAAACTTTGTGTTGCAGCAGCGATATTTTTAGTAGGTAAAATATTAGATTGGTCGGGATTAATATCCTCAGTAGCCACTGAAGCACCACCAGTACAGCCAGAATCAGCATTATGGGCAATTCGCTTAATCATTGGTCCCATACCAACTTTAATTTTAATTATCGGTTTGGTTATAGCTTACTTTTACCCAATTACTCAATCTAAGCATGAGGAAATTGTTTTAAAACTAAAAGAAAGAAGAAAATAGGTAATTGGTAATTGGTAATTGAGAATGGGGAATATTAATAGTAATAGTTATAGTTATTTCCCCTCTCCTTATTAAGGAGAGGGGTGTCCGGAGGACGGGGTGAGGTTTGCGACATGTACCTCAATCAACCGAGAATCCATATATTCAATAATGAAATAAATGTCTTACCTTTTCTCACCAATGAACGAAAAAAGCGCCAGAATCATTTTAAACTGGCGCTATGATGAATCATTACATTTTTATAATTATAATCCTTCTGAAATTGAAGAAACCGTACAAGAGTTTTTGAACCCTAAAAATGCGTACTACAGTATTTTCAATAATCGTAATGAATTAATTGCTTATTGTTGCTTTGGTACAGATGCAAGAGTTAAAGGTGGAAATTACGATACTGAAGCTTTAGATGTTGGATTTGGTATACGTCCAAATTTGAGCAAACGAGGAATCACATTTCGGATAATAAATGCTGTATATAATTTTGCGAAAAGTCATTTTTTAACAACTTTATTTCGCGTGACGGTGGCTGAATTTAACCAGCAAGCAATAAGAATATATAAAAAAGCTGGTTTTAAACAAGTTCAGAAATTTAAACGAAAGCAAGATGGTATGGATTTCTTGGTTTTTACTTTGGAAGCTTAGTAATTTTAGATACTGAAAAACCCAGTTTTTATGAAAAACCGGATTTCTAAATCTTTCATTTTGCTATCAATACTTTTATTTATCTTCCGCATCCAAAACTTTATAATCACTCAACTTAAACAAAGTAGCAGCCCAACGTTCGTTTGGATAAATTTCTTTCACATCTCCACTAAAACGAATCATTAAACCATCTTTTTTTAATTCATCGGGAAAATTACAAGGAGCAAATCGACTGCGATTCTCTTCACTCACAATAATATAAAGCCTATCGTGAATTCTTCTTACTTTACCAACTTTATTTTCAACAGTATCTACAGTTTTTCTACTATCAAAAGCACATTTAGAATCTTTTTTAACTTTTTTACCAATCAATCCCAATTCCCTTAACTCTTCCCTAGTTTTAGTATCCCAAGAGCGTACCGATCCAAAAGCACCATCATAAACTGCATTCCAAGGTTGCTTGCCTCGATTCTCTGCAAAAAATATAAAATTACCTCCCGGTTTCTGAATAAAATTATCGCAGGAAGTTTGATTAAATCCTTTAAGATTTACAAGTTTCGGTCCAGCGCCTTTTAAATATCGTTTAACGTAAATTACAATAGTATCCCCTTTGACTCTTCTTACAACTCCTTGAAAAACAATAGGGGTTTTGTTTACTCTTTGAGCAATAGTTGCTGGTTTACTTCCAGGTGCTGGAGAACAAGCATAAGCTGGTTGTATGGGATTTAAATTTAAAGAAATAGAAATTGGTAAACTTAATCCGATAATTCCTAATAAATATAGAGAAGCAGATTTTAATCTAAGCATATCAGCTAACCTGAAAGAACAAAAAATATTTAACAACTTTAGTTTGAACCTACAAGGTTACATTATTTATACGTAAATTAACAGACTATATTATTCTTGATTTTAAAAGTTTTCTTGTGGCAATTCTATATTGTAATAACTTGAATTACTGATAAACCCTATTTTTTTCTCAAATTCAATTTTTTGCTTCAATGAATAATTTAGAAAAAATATCACCCTACATATACTAAATATAAATATAGTGAGTATTTATGCTTTTGCCTGATTCATAATTAACTAGATGCATGGTAGCTTTACTTGTACAGTTGTTTTATCACCTGGGTTACTTTGAATATTCAGGCTACCTTGATGTAATTCAGCTAAACGCTTGACGATGCTTAAACCCAATCCAGAACCTTGTTGTTCATAAACACGGCGATTGAATTGTCTATAGGCTCCTAAATTTCTAATTTCTGAAGCACTCATACCTCTACCATAATTACTAAAAGATAGAATTAGATAATTATTCTCAATCGCACTGCTTACAGAAATACTTGTATTAGATTCAGAAAATTTAAAACAGTTATCAATCAGTTCTTCAATAATTGTATAAAGTCTATTTACTGCTATTTTAACTTTACAGGTCGAATTAAAAAATATTTTTAAATCCTTTTCTCGCTCAACTTTGCTAGCTCTTTTCTTAATCAATGAAATTAATGAATCGATGGGAAAATAAGTATTTTGAGATTGTATTAATTTTATTTGTTCGGGGTCTGTTGCTATAGACTCAAGCTTTGCATATAATAAGAACCTTTGAGTAAAATCTAAGAGACGATGACCCGATTTATAAATACCTTCTGCCATTTCATAAATTTCTTGCTTTTCTAGAGTTTCATTTTCGTTTATAAGTATCTGTGAAAAACCTAAGATTCCATTTAACGGTGTTCGCATCTCATGGGGTAGTGCAAGGGTAATATTCTGTCGTAATTCGTGCAACTCGTGTTGAGATTTTTTCTGGAGGGTAAATTGTTTTTCTAATCTACACTTAATAGTTTCTAATAATTCATCTTTTGTAAAAGGCTTTGTTAGATAATCATCAGCACCCAATCTCATCCCTTGACGAAAATCCTTTTTATCCGATTTCCCACTTAAAAAAACAAAAGGTATTGTGGAAGTAACAATATTTTGCCGCAATTTACTTAATAAACTATAGCCATCTAATTCTGGCATATTCACATCACAAATGATTAAATCTGGGATTTCTTGATTTGCTAGTTCCAATCCAATCAGACCATCTTTTGCTGCGATTGTATCAAAGTTTTCGGCATCCAATAAGTCTAAAAGATTTTCTCTCAAATTAATATCGTCTTCCACGACCAAAATCTTGTTCATTTTTAGTTAGATTATTAACTCAAACGATACAATTTTAATGTTGACGATAAAGAAATAGAATTAGGGAATACTCTTATTTTTTATGTAAGTTTGGTATGAACTAGCAAGCCTAAATATAAAGTAAAAATCGAATAATAATTTTGATTATCTTGTATCAAGATATTACTGTTGTCCTTAACTACTTATTTAAATAAGCTATGTTGACCATAAGTACTTAGTAATAAAGTAATATTTGATACTAGACGATGCCGGTTAATGCTCATCCATAAGCATTTATAGATATTGATGTATAAGAAAGATGCAGGCACGACTTACTATCAGAGCTAAATAGGGAAAAATAAAAATGCTACAGCTATTCGATAAACTCATTAATAATGTGTTTATTCTCGAATATTT comes from Rivularia sp. PCC 7116 and encodes:
- a CDS encoding GNAT family N-acetyltransferase translates to MSYLFSPMNEKSARIILNWRYDESLHFYNYNPSEIEETVQEFLNPKNAYYSIFNNRNELIAYCCFGTDARVKGGNYDTEALDVGFGIRPNLSKRGITFRIINAVYNFAKSHFLTTLFRVTVAEFNQQAIRIYKKAGFKQVQKFKRKQDGMDFLVFTLEA
- a CDS encoding response regulator — protein: MNKILVVEDDINLRENLLDLLDAENFDTIAAKDGLIGLELANQEIPDLIICDVNMPELDGYSLLSKLRQNIVTSTIPFVFLSGKSDKKDFRQGMRLGADDYLTKPFTKDELLETIKCRLEKQFTLQKKSQHELHELRQNITLALPHEMRTPLNGILGFSQILINENETLEKQEIYEMAEGIYKSGHRLLDFTQRFLLYAKLESIATDPEQIKLIQSQNTYFPIDSLISLIKKRASKVEREKDLKIFFNSTCKVKIAVNRLYTIIEELIDNCFKFSESNTSISVSSAIENNYLILSFSNYGRGMSASEIRNLGAYRQFNRRVYEQQGSGLGLSIVKRLAELHQGSLNIQSNPGDKTTVQVKLPCI
- a CDS encoding MFS transporter — encoded protein: MNNSSPPATSSSHQEKLDFKTKIAYGAGELGGAIPNNILVFFVLYFFTNVAGLNASLAGSLILVGKAWDSINDPLIGWLSDKTRSRLGRRYPWMLIGAIPLVISFCLLWFTPPIANQWLKFAYYNLIFIIYYAAVSSVWIPYSTLGAELTTTYNERTNVTGFRSAFAIGGSIFALILAQIILDIFEAPQSYFYMAGIASLISFLAVYLCVWGTYKRYKIIQNQREQIKHEPSEPLLQQIKIVLSNKPFLCVVGIYLCSWLGTQVTAAVLPYFVVDWMQLPKTHFTQMALTIQGTALILMPFWSIMGQKIGKKAIYCMGIPGTIIAQAGFFFLQPGQTTLMYILSVMAGIGISVAYITPYAMLPDVVDLDELNTGQRREGIFYGFVVQTQKLCVAAAIFLVGKILDWSGLISSVATEAPPVQPESALWAIRLIIGPIPTLILIIGLVIAYFYPITQSKHEEIVLKLKERRK
- a CDS encoding anti-sigma factor domain-containing protein, which produces MEPLELPSNWEALITGYVLSDLTPEEAALVKQYLETYPELACEVESLQATLALFPLSLPETKPSEGLRSQILEAAEKDLLTTVETNTQTSPPLSPSPPLPLPSSKPWLKIAGIAAVGIIASLGFFNYRLNQKLAKVETDLSNYRLQAELSKTQQELSRYQEALSVLKQPNNRLLALKSITPDISSSGSLVIAPNSEAAILTLKQLPDLPEDKVYRLWAFVDGKKVKCAKFNPDSQGKVLQKIPLKQWGNTTEVFVTVEPKEGFDLPVGETVIKGSRAI
- a CDS encoding sigma-70 family RNA polymerase sigma factor, with translation MNVATHTKKPSRLQSDSDMSLSNQTEAELFQALQAGDLSALGAIYDRYGEAVYRLALRILKDKSEAEDLTQEIFLAFWRSAKYDPNRGKMIVYLLTMTRSRAINRLHQKSTQQKLLQRCQRSTPTHSESNLMEKVSLGEVSQIIGKALEEIPENQQQVLKMAYYEGLSQSEITEKLNIPLGTVKTRTRQGLLKLRKLLKDLVD